A genomic window from Canis aureus isolate CA01 chromosome 2, VMU_Caureus_v.1.0, whole genome shotgun sequence includes:
- the SLC75A1 gene encoding major facilitator superfamily domain-containing protein 10 isoform X1, translated as MPPSGLLGRLASVAAVSLRKSAACVSCCPGSGRGRTEGPLCWGEGAPVRVLAGRWLLGGMVGAGDQRWLHADLPPRWPGGIPAAVMGWGAGGSCTPRPPIHQQTPQDTRVITVVFLGLLLDLLAFTLLLPLLPGLLESHSRAHDPLYGSWQRGVDWFAAAIRMPAEKRYNSVLFGGLIGSVFSFLQFLLAPLTGAVSDCLGRRPTMLLSLTGLVMSYAVWATSRSFAAFLASRVIGGISKGNVSLSTAIIADLSSPSARSRGMAVIGVAFSLGFTLGPMLGASLPSETVPWLALLFAVSNLLFMFCFLPETLLPEKRAPSITPGFRAAADLLSPLALLRFSAVTHSQDTPAGDRLWSLRRLGLVYFLYLFLFSGLEYTLSFLAHQRFQFSSLQQGKMFFSIGLSMAAVQGAYARRISPGGEITAVKRAILLLVPAFLLIGWGLTLPVLGLGLLLYSFAAAVVVPCLSSVVADYGSAGQKGTIMGTLRSLGALARAVGPMVAASGVSQTTGWQNKAAILYPVPFSSTLLYLATPDPRGHQALPVSAAILQEEDDRKGGTQGPPWLGSAYMRQHRGRPGRRGPCARLSPSQVLPLPEKGSSGLQGPPWYKAAVFDQEINTWCRAGMGPPR; from the exons ATGCCCCCATCCGGCCTCCTGGGACGGTTGGCATCAGTGGCTGCGGTTTCTTTGCGCAAGTCCGCAGCCTGCGTTTCCTGCTGCCCggggtcggggcgggggcgcaCAGAGGGACCCCTGTGTTGGGGAGAGGGCGCTCCCGTGAGGGTGCTTGCTGGCCGCTGGCTGCTTGGGGGCATGGTGGGTGCTGGGGACCAGAGATGGCTCCATGCAGACTTGCCCCCACGTTGGCCAGGCGGGATCCCAGCAGCCGTCATGGGCTGGGGAGCCGGAGGCAGCTGCACCCCGCGCCCACCCATCCACCAGCAGACGCCTCAGGACACCCGCGTGATCACTGTGGTCTTCCTCGGCCTCCTGCTGGACCTTCTGGCCTTCACTCTGCTACTGCCCCTGCTGCCAGGACTGCTGGAGAGCCACAGTCGTGCCCAC GACCCCCTCTATGGCTCGTGGCAGCGAGGTGTGGACTGGTTTGCAGCAGCCATCAGGATGCCAGCAGAGAAGAGGTACAACAGCGTCCTGTTTGGAG GTCTGATTGGCTCCGTCTTCTCCTTCCTGCAGTTCCTCCTGGCACCACTCACGGGGGCAGTCTCTGACTGCTTGGGGAGGCGCCCCACGATGCTGCTGTCCCTG ACAGGTCTGGTCATGTCGTATGCCGTGTGGGCCACCTCGAGGAGCTTCGCAGCCTTCCTGGCTTCAAGGGTGATTGGGGGCATCAGCAAGGGGAACGTCAGCCTCTCCACAGCCATCATCGCTGACCTGAGCTCACCTTCTGCGCGCAGCCGAGGCATG GCAGTCATTGGGGTGGCCTTCTCGCTGGGCTTCACACTGGGCCCCATGCTTGGTGCCTCACTGCCCTCGGAGACAGTGCCCTGGCTTGCCCTGCTCTTCGCGGTCTCCAACCTGTTGTTCATGTTCTGCTTCCTGCCAGAGACGCTGCTTCCAGAGAAGCGG GCACCCTCCATCACCCCCGGGTTCCGAGCTGCTGCTGACCTGCTCAGCCCCCTGGCCCTGCTCCGATTCTCAGCCGTGACTCACAGTCAGGACACACCTGCTGGAGACA GACTCTGGAGCCTGCGCCGCCTGGGCCTGGTGTACTTCCTCTACCTCTTCCTGTTCTCGGGCCTGGAGTACACGCTCAGCTTCCTTGCCCACCAGCGCTTCCAGTTCAGCAG cctgcAGCAGGGGAAGATGTTCTTCTCCATCGGCCTCAGCATGGCTGCTGTGCAGGGGGCCTACGCACGGAGGATCAGCCCTGGTGGGGAGATCACAGCTGTGAAGCGG GCCATCCTGCTGCTCGTGCCTGCCTTCCTCCTCATCGGCTGGGGGCTCACACTGCCCGTGCTGGGCTTGGGGCTGCTGCTCTACTCCTTCG CTGCCGCCGTGGTGGTGCCCTGCCTATCCTCCGTGGTTGCTGACTATG GCTCAGCCGGGCAGAAAGGCACAATCATGGGCACACTGCGAAGCCTGGGCGCCCTGGCCAGGGCGGTGGGACCCATGGTGGCTGCCTCAG GTGTCAGCCAGACCACTGGATGGCAAAATAAAGCAGCTATTTTATATCCAGTGCCTTTCTCCAGTACACTGCTGTACCTTGCCACCCCTGACCCCAGGGGCCACCAGGCTCTTCCTGTATCTGCTGCCATTCTGCAGGAGGAGGATGACAGAAAGGGTGGGACACAGGGCCCTCCATGGCTGGGCTCAGCATACATGAGGCAACACAGGGGCAGACCGGGGAGGAGGGGCCCCTGTGCCAGGCTCTCGCCATCACAAGTCCTGCCCTTGCCTGAGAAGGGCAGTTCTGGGCTGCAGGGTCCTCCCTGGTACAAAGCAGCAGTGTTTGATCAAGAAATAAACACTTGGTGCAGAGCGGGGATGGGTCCACCTCGGTGA
- the SLC75A1 gene encoding major facilitator superfamily domain-containing protein 10 isoform X2, whose amino-acid sequence MPPSGLLGRLASVAAVSLRKSAACVSCCPGSGRGRTEGPLCWGEGAPVRVLAGRWLLGGMVGAGDQRWLHADLPPRWPGGIPAAVMGWGAGGSCTPRPPIHQQTPQDTRVITVVFLGLLLDLLAFTLLLPLLPGLLESHSRAHDPLYGSWQRGVDWFAAAIRMPAEKRYNSVLFGGLIGSVFSFLQFLLAPLTGAVSDCLGRRPTMLLSLTGLVMSYAVWATSRSFAAFLASRVIGGISKGNVSLSTAIIADLSSPSARSRGMAVIGVAFSLGFTLGPMLGASLPSETVPWLALLFAVSNLLFMFCFLPETLLPEKRAPSITPGFRAAADLLSPLALLRFSAVTHSQDTPAGDRLWSLRRLGLVYFLYLFLFSGLEYTLSFLAHQRFQFSSLQQGKMFFSIGLSMAAVQGAYARRISPGGEITAVKRAILLLVPAFLLIGWGLTLPVLGLGLLLYSFAAAVVVPCLSSVVADYGSAGQKGTIMGTLRSLGALARAVGPMVAASGVSQTTGWQNKAAILYPVPFSSTLLYLATPDPRGHQALPVSAAILQEEDDRKA is encoded by the exons ATGCCCCCATCCGGCCTCCTGGGACGGTTGGCATCAGTGGCTGCGGTTTCTTTGCGCAAGTCCGCAGCCTGCGTTTCCTGCTGCCCggggtcggggcgggggcgcaCAGAGGGACCCCTGTGTTGGGGAGAGGGCGCTCCCGTGAGGGTGCTTGCTGGCCGCTGGCTGCTTGGGGGCATGGTGGGTGCTGGGGACCAGAGATGGCTCCATGCAGACTTGCCCCCACGTTGGCCAGGCGGGATCCCAGCAGCCGTCATGGGCTGGGGAGCCGGAGGCAGCTGCACCCCGCGCCCACCCATCCACCAGCAGACGCCTCAGGACACCCGCGTGATCACTGTGGTCTTCCTCGGCCTCCTGCTGGACCTTCTGGCCTTCACTCTGCTACTGCCCCTGCTGCCAGGACTGCTGGAGAGCCACAGTCGTGCCCAC GACCCCCTCTATGGCTCGTGGCAGCGAGGTGTGGACTGGTTTGCAGCAGCCATCAGGATGCCAGCAGAGAAGAGGTACAACAGCGTCCTGTTTGGAG GTCTGATTGGCTCCGTCTTCTCCTTCCTGCAGTTCCTCCTGGCACCACTCACGGGGGCAGTCTCTGACTGCTTGGGGAGGCGCCCCACGATGCTGCTGTCCCTG ACAGGTCTGGTCATGTCGTATGCCGTGTGGGCCACCTCGAGGAGCTTCGCAGCCTTCCTGGCTTCAAGGGTGATTGGGGGCATCAGCAAGGGGAACGTCAGCCTCTCCACAGCCATCATCGCTGACCTGAGCTCACCTTCTGCGCGCAGCCGAGGCATG GCAGTCATTGGGGTGGCCTTCTCGCTGGGCTTCACACTGGGCCCCATGCTTGGTGCCTCACTGCCCTCGGAGACAGTGCCCTGGCTTGCCCTGCTCTTCGCGGTCTCCAACCTGTTGTTCATGTTCTGCTTCCTGCCAGAGACGCTGCTTCCAGAGAAGCGG GCACCCTCCATCACCCCCGGGTTCCGAGCTGCTGCTGACCTGCTCAGCCCCCTGGCCCTGCTCCGATTCTCAGCCGTGACTCACAGTCAGGACACACCTGCTGGAGACA GACTCTGGAGCCTGCGCCGCCTGGGCCTGGTGTACTTCCTCTACCTCTTCCTGTTCTCGGGCCTGGAGTACACGCTCAGCTTCCTTGCCCACCAGCGCTTCCAGTTCAGCAG cctgcAGCAGGGGAAGATGTTCTTCTCCATCGGCCTCAGCATGGCTGCTGTGCAGGGGGCCTACGCACGGAGGATCAGCCCTGGTGGGGAGATCACAGCTGTGAAGCGG GCCATCCTGCTGCTCGTGCCTGCCTTCCTCCTCATCGGCTGGGGGCTCACACTGCCCGTGCTGGGCTTGGGGCTGCTGCTCTACTCCTTCG CTGCCGCCGTGGTGGTGCCCTGCCTATCCTCCGTGGTTGCTGACTATG GCTCAGCCGGGCAGAAAGGCACAATCATGGGCACACTGCGAAGCCTGGGCGCCCTGGCCAGGGCGGTGGGACCCATGGTGGCTGCCTCAG GTGTCAGCCAGACCACTGGATGGCAAAATAAAGCAGCTATTTTATATCCAGTGCCTTTCTCCAGTACACTGCTGTACCTTGCCACCCCTGACCCCAGGGGCCACCAGGCTCTTCCTGTATCTGCTGCCATTCTGCAGGAGGAGGATGACAGAAAGG cTTAA
- the SLC75A1 gene encoding major facilitator superfamily domain-containing protein 10 isoform X5 — protein sequence MPPSGLLGRLASVAAVSLRKSAACVSCCPGSGRGRTEGPLCWGEGAPVRVLAGRWLLGGMVGAGDQRWLHADLPPRWPGGIPAAVMGWGAGGSCTPRPPIHQQTPQDTRVITVVFLGLLLDLLAFTLLLPLLPGLLESHSRAHDPLYGSWQRGVDWFAAAIRMPAEKRYNSVLFGGLIGSVFSFLQFLLAPLTGAVSDCLGRRPTMLLSLTGLVMSYAVWATSRSFAAFLASRVIGGISKGNVSLSTAIIADLSSPSARSRGMAVIGVAFSLGFTLGPMLGASLPSETVPWLALLFAVSNLLFMFCFLPETLLPEKRAPSITPGFRAAADLLSPLALLRFSAVTHSQDTPAGDRLWSLRRLGLVYFLYLFLFSGLEYTLSFLAHQRFQFSSLQQGKMFFSIGLSMAAVQGAYARRISPGGEITAVKRAILLLVPAFLLIGWGLTLPVLGLGLLLYSFAAAVVVPCLSSVVADYGSAGQKGTIMGTLRSLGALARAVGPMVAASA from the exons ATGCCCCCATCCGGCCTCCTGGGACGGTTGGCATCAGTGGCTGCGGTTTCTTTGCGCAAGTCCGCAGCCTGCGTTTCCTGCTGCCCggggtcggggcgggggcgcaCAGAGGGACCCCTGTGTTGGGGAGAGGGCGCTCCCGTGAGGGTGCTTGCTGGCCGCTGGCTGCTTGGGGGCATGGTGGGTGCTGGGGACCAGAGATGGCTCCATGCAGACTTGCCCCCACGTTGGCCAGGCGGGATCCCAGCAGCCGTCATGGGCTGGGGAGCCGGAGGCAGCTGCACCCCGCGCCCACCCATCCACCAGCAGACGCCTCAGGACACCCGCGTGATCACTGTGGTCTTCCTCGGCCTCCTGCTGGACCTTCTGGCCTTCACTCTGCTACTGCCCCTGCTGCCAGGACTGCTGGAGAGCCACAGTCGTGCCCAC GACCCCCTCTATGGCTCGTGGCAGCGAGGTGTGGACTGGTTTGCAGCAGCCATCAGGATGCCAGCAGAGAAGAGGTACAACAGCGTCCTGTTTGGAG GTCTGATTGGCTCCGTCTTCTCCTTCCTGCAGTTCCTCCTGGCACCACTCACGGGGGCAGTCTCTGACTGCTTGGGGAGGCGCCCCACGATGCTGCTGTCCCTG ACAGGTCTGGTCATGTCGTATGCCGTGTGGGCCACCTCGAGGAGCTTCGCAGCCTTCCTGGCTTCAAGGGTGATTGGGGGCATCAGCAAGGGGAACGTCAGCCTCTCCACAGCCATCATCGCTGACCTGAGCTCACCTTCTGCGCGCAGCCGAGGCATG GCAGTCATTGGGGTGGCCTTCTCGCTGGGCTTCACACTGGGCCCCATGCTTGGTGCCTCACTGCCCTCGGAGACAGTGCCCTGGCTTGCCCTGCTCTTCGCGGTCTCCAACCTGTTGTTCATGTTCTGCTTCCTGCCAGAGACGCTGCTTCCAGAGAAGCGG GCACCCTCCATCACCCCCGGGTTCCGAGCTGCTGCTGACCTGCTCAGCCCCCTGGCCCTGCTCCGATTCTCAGCCGTGACTCACAGTCAGGACACACCTGCTGGAGACA GACTCTGGAGCCTGCGCCGCCTGGGCCTGGTGTACTTCCTCTACCTCTTCCTGTTCTCGGGCCTGGAGTACACGCTCAGCTTCCTTGCCCACCAGCGCTTCCAGTTCAGCAG cctgcAGCAGGGGAAGATGTTCTTCTCCATCGGCCTCAGCATGGCTGCTGTGCAGGGGGCCTACGCACGGAGGATCAGCCCTGGTGGGGAGATCACAGCTGTGAAGCGG GCCATCCTGCTGCTCGTGCCTGCCTTCCTCCTCATCGGCTGGGGGCTCACACTGCCCGTGCTGGGCTTGGGGCTGCTGCTCTACTCCTTCG CTGCCGCCGTGGTGGTGCCCTGCCTATCCTCCGTGGTTGCTGACTATG GCTCAGCCGGGCAGAAAGGCACAATCATGGGCACACTGCGAAGCCTGGGCGCCCTGGCCAGGGCGGTGGGACCCATGGTGGCTGCCTCAG cTTAA
- the SLC75A1 gene encoding major facilitator superfamily domain-containing protein 10 isoform X4, with protein MPPSGLLGRLASVAAVSLRKSAACVSCCPGSGRGRTEGPLCWGEGAPVRVLAGRWLLGGMVGAGDQRWLHADLPPRWPGGIPAAVMGWGAGGSCTPRPPIHQQTPQDTRVITVVFLGLLLDLLAFTLLLPLLPGLLESHSRAHDPLYGSWQRGVDWFAAAIRMPAEKRYNSVLFGGLIGSVFSFLQFLLAPLTGAVSDCLGRRPTMLLSLTGLVMSYAVWATSRSFAAFLASRVIGGISKGNVSLSTAIIADLSSPSARSRGMAVIGVAFSLGFTLGPMLGASLPSETVPWLALLFAVSNLLFMFCFLPETLLPEKRAPSITPGFRAAADLLSPLALLRFSAVTHSQDTPAGDRLWSLRRLGLVYFLYLFLFSGLEYTLSFLAHQRFQFSSLQQGKMFFSIGLSMAAVQGAYARRISPGGEITAVKRAILLLVPAFLLIGWGLTLPVLGLGLLLYSFAAAVVVPCLSSVVADYGSAGQKGTIMGTLRSLGALARAVGPMVAASVYWLAGARVCFTVCSGLFLLPFLLLRKLRPPAHTLKAE; from the exons ATGCCCCCATCCGGCCTCCTGGGACGGTTGGCATCAGTGGCTGCGGTTTCTTTGCGCAAGTCCGCAGCCTGCGTTTCCTGCTGCCCggggtcggggcgggggcgcaCAGAGGGACCCCTGTGTTGGGGAGAGGGCGCTCCCGTGAGGGTGCTTGCTGGCCGCTGGCTGCTTGGGGGCATGGTGGGTGCTGGGGACCAGAGATGGCTCCATGCAGACTTGCCCCCACGTTGGCCAGGCGGGATCCCAGCAGCCGTCATGGGCTGGGGAGCCGGAGGCAGCTGCACCCCGCGCCCACCCATCCACCAGCAGACGCCTCAGGACACCCGCGTGATCACTGTGGTCTTCCTCGGCCTCCTGCTGGACCTTCTGGCCTTCACTCTGCTACTGCCCCTGCTGCCAGGACTGCTGGAGAGCCACAGTCGTGCCCAC GACCCCCTCTATGGCTCGTGGCAGCGAGGTGTGGACTGGTTTGCAGCAGCCATCAGGATGCCAGCAGAGAAGAGGTACAACAGCGTCCTGTTTGGAG GTCTGATTGGCTCCGTCTTCTCCTTCCTGCAGTTCCTCCTGGCACCACTCACGGGGGCAGTCTCTGACTGCTTGGGGAGGCGCCCCACGATGCTGCTGTCCCTG ACAGGTCTGGTCATGTCGTATGCCGTGTGGGCCACCTCGAGGAGCTTCGCAGCCTTCCTGGCTTCAAGGGTGATTGGGGGCATCAGCAAGGGGAACGTCAGCCTCTCCACAGCCATCATCGCTGACCTGAGCTCACCTTCTGCGCGCAGCCGAGGCATG GCAGTCATTGGGGTGGCCTTCTCGCTGGGCTTCACACTGGGCCCCATGCTTGGTGCCTCACTGCCCTCGGAGACAGTGCCCTGGCTTGCCCTGCTCTTCGCGGTCTCCAACCTGTTGTTCATGTTCTGCTTCCTGCCAGAGACGCTGCTTCCAGAGAAGCGG GCACCCTCCATCACCCCCGGGTTCCGAGCTGCTGCTGACCTGCTCAGCCCCCTGGCCCTGCTCCGATTCTCAGCCGTGACTCACAGTCAGGACACACCTGCTGGAGACA GACTCTGGAGCCTGCGCCGCCTGGGCCTGGTGTACTTCCTCTACCTCTTCCTGTTCTCGGGCCTGGAGTACACGCTCAGCTTCCTTGCCCACCAGCGCTTCCAGTTCAGCAG cctgcAGCAGGGGAAGATGTTCTTCTCCATCGGCCTCAGCATGGCTGCTGTGCAGGGGGCCTACGCACGGAGGATCAGCCCTGGTGGGGAGATCACAGCTGTGAAGCGG GCCATCCTGCTGCTCGTGCCTGCCTTCCTCCTCATCGGCTGGGGGCTCACACTGCCCGTGCTGGGCTTGGGGCTGCTGCTCTACTCCTTCG CTGCCGCCGTGGTGGTGCCCTGCCTATCCTCCGTGGTTGCTGACTATG GCTCAGCCGGGCAGAAAGGCACAATCATGGGCACACTGCGAAGCCTGGGCGCCCTGGCCAGGGCGGTGGGACCCATGGTGGCTGCCTCAG TGTACTGGCTGGCGGGGGCCAGGGTCTGCTTTACCGTGTGCTCTGGCCTCTTCCTGCTCCCCTTCCTGCtcctgaggaagctgaggcctccAGCCCACACACTCAAGGCCGAGTAG
- the SLC75A1 gene encoding major facilitator superfamily domain-containing protein 10 isoform X3, which produces MGWGAGGSCTPRPPIHQQTPQDTRVITVVFLGLLLDLLAFTLLLPLLPGLLESHSRAHDPLYGSWQRGVDWFAAAIRMPAEKRYNSVLFGGLIGSVFSFLQFLLAPLTGAVSDCLGRRPTMLLSLTGLVMSYAVWATSRSFAAFLASRVIGGISKGNVSLSTAIIADLSSPSARSRGMAVIGVAFSLGFTLGPMLGASLPSETVPWLALLFAVSNLLFMFCFLPETLLPEKRAPSITPGFRAAADLLSPLALLRFSAVTHSQDTPAGDRLWSLRRLGLVYFLYLFLFSGLEYTLSFLAHQRFQFSSLQQGKMFFSIGLSMAAVQGAYARRISPGGEITAVKRAILLLVPAFLLIGWGLTLPVLGLGLLLYSFAAAVVVPCLSSVVADYGSAGQKGTIMGTLRSLGALARAVGPMVAASGVSQTTGWQNKAAILYPVPFSSTLLYLATPDPRGHQALPVSAAILQEEDDRKGGTQGPPWLGSAYMRQHRGRPGRRGPCARLSPSQVLPLPEKGSSGLQGPPWYKAAVFDQEINTWCRAGMGPPR; this is translated from the exons ATGGGCTGGGGAGCCGGAGGCAGCTGCACCCCGCGCCCACCCATCCACCAGCAGACGCCTCAGGACACCCGCGTGATCACTGTGGTCTTCCTCGGCCTCCTGCTGGACCTTCTGGCCTTCACTCTGCTACTGCCCCTGCTGCCAGGACTGCTGGAGAGCCACAGTCGTGCCCAC GACCCCCTCTATGGCTCGTGGCAGCGAGGTGTGGACTGGTTTGCAGCAGCCATCAGGATGCCAGCAGAGAAGAGGTACAACAGCGTCCTGTTTGGAG GTCTGATTGGCTCCGTCTTCTCCTTCCTGCAGTTCCTCCTGGCACCACTCACGGGGGCAGTCTCTGACTGCTTGGGGAGGCGCCCCACGATGCTGCTGTCCCTG ACAGGTCTGGTCATGTCGTATGCCGTGTGGGCCACCTCGAGGAGCTTCGCAGCCTTCCTGGCTTCAAGGGTGATTGGGGGCATCAGCAAGGGGAACGTCAGCCTCTCCACAGCCATCATCGCTGACCTGAGCTCACCTTCTGCGCGCAGCCGAGGCATG GCAGTCATTGGGGTGGCCTTCTCGCTGGGCTTCACACTGGGCCCCATGCTTGGTGCCTCACTGCCCTCGGAGACAGTGCCCTGGCTTGCCCTGCTCTTCGCGGTCTCCAACCTGTTGTTCATGTTCTGCTTCCTGCCAGAGACGCTGCTTCCAGAGAAGCGG GCACCCTCCATCACCCCCGGGTTCCGAGCTGCTGCTGACCTGCTCAGCCCCCTGGCCCTGCTCCGATTCTCAGCCGTGACTCACAGTCAGGACACACCTGCTGGAGACA GACTCTGGAGCCTGCGCCGCCTGGGCCTGGTGTACTTCCTCTACCTCTTCCTGTTCTCGGGCCTGGAGTACACGCTCAGCTTCCTTGCCCACCAGCGCTTCCAGTTCAGCAG cctgcAGCAGGGGAAGATGTTCTTCTCCATCGGCCTCAGCATGGCTGCTGTGCAGGGGGCCTACGCACGGAGGATCAGCCCTGGTGGGGAGATCACAGCTGTGAAGCGG GCCATCCTGCTGCTCGTGCCTGCCTTCCTCCTCATCGGCTGGGGGCTCACACTGCCCGTGCTGGGCTTGGGGCTGCTGCTCTACTCCTTCG CTGCCGCCGTGGTGGTGCCCTGCCTATCCTCCGTGGTTGCTGACTATG GCTCAGCCGGGCAGAAAGGCACAATCATGGGCACACTGCGAAGCCTGGGCGCCCTGGCCAGGGCGGTGGGACCCATGGTGGCTGCCTCAG GTGTCAGCCAGACCACTGGATGGCAAAATAAAGCAGCTATTTTATATCCAGTGCCTTTCTCCAGTACACTGCTGTACCTTGCCACCCCTGACCCCAGGGGCCACCAGGCTCTTCCTGTATCTGCTGCCATTCTGCAGGAGGAGGATGACAGAAAGGGTGGGACACAGGGCCCTCCATGGCTGGGCTCAGCATACATGAGGCAACACAGGGGCAGACCGGGGAGGAGGGGCCCCTGTGCCAGGCTCTCGCCATCACAAGTCCTGCCCTTGCCTGAGAAGGGCAGTTCTGGGCTGCAGGGTCCTCCCTGGTACAAAGCAGCAGTGTTTGATCAAGAAATAAACACTTGGTGCAGAGCGGGGATGGGTCCACCTCGGTGA
- the SLC75A1 gene encoding major facilitator superfamily domain-containing protein 10 isoform X6 — translation MARGSEVWTGLQQPSGCQQRRGTTASCLEFLLAPLTGAVSDCLGRRPTMLLSLTGLVMSYAVWATSRSFAAFLASRVIGGISKGNVSLSTAIIADLSSPSARSRGMAVIGVAFSLGFTLGPMLGASLPSETVPWLALLFAVSNLLFMFCFLPETLLPEKRAPSITPGFRAAADLLSPLALLRFSAVTHSQDTPAGDRLWSLRRLGLVYFLYLFLFSGLEYTLSFLAHQRFQFSSLQQGKMFFSIGLSMAAVQGAYARRISPGGEITAVKRAILLLVPAFLLIGWGLTLPVLGLGLLLYSFAAAVVVPCLSSVVADYGSAGQKGTIMGTLRSLGALARAVGPMVAASGVSQTTGWQNKAAILYPVPFSSTLLYLATPDPRGHQALPVSAAILQEEDDRKGGTQGPPWLGSAYMRQHRGRPGRRGPCARLSPSQVLPLPEKGSSGLQGPPWYKAAVFDQEINTWCRAGMGPPR, via the exons ATGGCTCGTGGCAGCGAGGTGTGGACTGGTTTGCAGCAGCCATCAGGATGCCAGCAGAGAAGAGGTACAACAGCGTCCTGTTTGGAG TTCCTCCTGGCACCACTCACGGGGGCAGTCTCTGACTGCTTGGGGAGGCGCCCCACGATGCTGCTGTCCCTG ACAGGTCTGGTCATGTCGTATGCCGTGTGGGCCACCTCGAGGAGCTTCGCAGCCTTCCTGGCTTCAAGGGTGATTGGGGGCATCAGCAAGGGGAACGTCAGCCTCTCCACAGCCATCATCGCTGACCTGAGCTCACCTTCTGCGCGCAGCCGAGGCATG GCAGTCATTGGGGTGGCCTTCTCGCTGGGCTTCACACTGGGCCCCATGCTTGGTGCCTCACTGCCCTCGGAGACAGTGCCCTGGCTTGCCCTGCTCTTCGCGGTCTCCAACCTGTTGTTCATGTTCTGCTTCCTGCCAGAGACGCTGCTTCCAGAGAAGCGG GCACCCTCCATCACCCCCGGGTTCCGAGCTGCTGCTGACCTGCTCAGCCCCCTGGCCCTGCTCCGATTCTCAGCCGTGACTCACAGTCAGGACACACCTGCTGGAGACA GACTCTGGAGCCTGCGCCGCCTGGGCCTGGTGTACTTCCTCTACCTCTTCCTGTTCTCGGGCCTGGAGTACACGCTCAGCTTCCTTGCCCACCAGCGCTTCCAGTTCAGCAG cctgcAGCAGGGGAAGATGTTCTTCTCCATCGGCCTCAGCATGGCTGCTGTGCAGGGGGCCTACGCACGGAGGATCAGCCCTGGTGGGGAGATCACAGCTGTGAAGCGG GCCATCCTGCTGCTCGTGCCTGCCTTCCTCCTCATCGGCTGGGGGCTCACACTGCCCGTGCTGGGCTTGGGGCTGCTGCTCTACTCCTTCG CTGCCGCCGTGGTGGTGCCCTGCCTATCCTCCGTGGTTGCTGACTATG GCTCAGCCGGGCAGAAAGGCACAATCATGGGCACACTGCGAAGCCTGGGCGCCCTGGCCAGGGCGGTGGGACCCATGGTGGCTGCCTCAG GTGTCAGCCAGACCACTGGATGGCAAAATAAAGCAGCTATTTTATATCCAGTGCCTTTCTCCAGTACACTGCTGTACCTTGCCACCCCTGACCCCAGGGGCCACCAGGCTCTTCCTGTATCTGCTGCCATTCTGCAGGAGGAGGATGACAGAAAGGGTGGGACACAGGGCCCTCCATGGCTGGGCTCAGCATACATGAGGCAACACAGGGGCAGACCGGGGAGGAGGGGCCCCTGTGCCAGGCTCTCGCCATCACAAGTCCTGCCCTTGCCTGAGAAGGGCAGTTCTGGGCTGCAGGGTCCTCCCTGGTACAAAGCAGCAGTGTTTGATCAAGAAATAAACACTTGGTGCAGAGCGGGGATGGGTCCACCTCGGTGA